The genome window GACCACGAGCAGCACCACCAACGCCTCGGGCATTGCCGAGATCAGCCTGACGGACGTGATGGGCGAGCGCGTGGTCACGGTTCAGGCGACTGCGGAGGGCCTCACGAAAACAGCGACCGTATCCTTCCCCAACGGGCCGTTGGCTGTGTTTGCCGGGCCGCCCAAGGGGACCTACTACTGGGGGAATAATGAAAGCGCTGCATCCACCTCTTTTCCCGCCGCGAATCAATGCGGAGCCAGCGATAGCGAGATCATAAACTTTTCCGATTATCCGCCTGCCAATTTCAGCACCATTTACGTTTCAGCAAGCAAGTTGCCCACGGTAGAGCAGCTTGTAGCGGTGGGCAAGGGTTCTGGTCGCGGCAAGGGCGCGGCCTATGCGGCCGGGTGGCCCCCCACCATCCCCTACTGGACGGGCACTGCGAGGGTCTGGAATTACACCTACCAGGCGGACGACCTGATCCTTAGCGACAGCACCTTCCATAGCCACGTTGTGACCAATACCTTCCAGACGGTTTGTCTGCCGTAAGGGTACCTTTGTCTTGTTTACAAGGGGGAGGTCTTTCCTCCCCCGCGTGAAAATTCTGCCTTTAAAGCTTGCCTTTTTGATTTGAGAACATATCCGCGCGAAGCGCGGTCGCGGTAAAAAATAATTTTTATCAGCAAAGGTTATCGCTCAATAGGAACAGAATGGAAAAACTCCATCTCAGCGCCGACGAAGAATATTGGCATTGCTTTCGCATGGGTGTGTTTTATCGCTTTACGAACAGAGCCTGCACTGGTTCAGCCATGCGATAAAGCCGCTCAAGCCCATGCCGAGCGGGTGAAAGGGGGCGGCGCGGTCTGAACCGGGGCGGCATACGGCGCCACAGCCGTCCCGGCGGGAGAGCGGGTTCCGGCTTCACTTTTCGGACAAGGGCGGTTATGATGCGCCCCTATCCGGCGTGGGAACGCGCGCCGCTTCTTCCATCAAGGAGACACAAAAGCCATGAGCGAGACATTGACTGTTGCCGTTGTGGGCGCCACGGGCGCCGTGGGCCGTGAAATGCTCAAGACGCTGCACGAGCGGAAGTTCCCGGCCACAAAAGTGCGGGCCTTCGCCTCGGCCCGTTCGGCGGGCGGCAAGGTTCCCTTCGGCGAGAGCGAACTCACGGTGGAAGAACTGAAAGAAGACGTCTTTAACGGCATTGATCTGGCCATTTTTTCCGCCGGCGGGGGCGCCTCCACCACATTCGCGCCGCACGCGGCCCACGCCGGTTGCGTGGTGGTGGACAATTCCGCGGCCTGGCGCATGGACGAGCGCTGCCCCCTGGTGGTGCCGGAAGTCAATCCCCAGGCTCTGGAAGCGCATCAGGGCATTATCGCCAATCCCAACTGTTCCACCATCCAGATGCTGGTGGTCCTGAAGCCCCTGCACGATGCGGCCAAAATCAGGCGCGTGGTGGTTTCCACCTATCAGGCCGTGTCCGGCACGGGACAGAAGGGCATTGAGGAACTGGAGCGCCAGGTGCGCGACCTCTTCAACGCCCGCGACCCGGAAAACAAGGTCTATCCCTACCGCATCGCCTTCAACGTGCTGCCGCACATCGACGTCTTCCTGGACAATGACTACACCAAGGAAGAGATGAAGATGGTCAACGAGACCGTGAAAATCCTCGACGATCCTTCGGTCAGGGTCACGGCCACCTGCGCGCGCGTGCCGGTGTTCTTCTGCCATGCCGAGTCCGTGAACATCGAAACCGAAAAGAAAATCACGGCCAAGGAAGCCCGGATCATGCTTTCCCAGGCGCCGGGCGTGAAGGTTTTCGACAACCCGCGCGAGCTCATGTACCCCATGCCCGCCTACTGCATCGGCGACGACCCCACCTTTGTGGGCCGCATCCGCGAGGACGAGAGCATCGACAACGGCCTGAACCTCTGGATCGTGGCCGACAACGTGCGCAAGGGCGCGGCGCTCAACGCGGTGCAGATCGCCGAGGAACTGCTCCGGCGCGATCTGGTCCGCGTGCCGGACAAGAACGTCTTCATGAGCTGAGCCCCCGGCGGAGAGGTACGTCATGCAGGCCGTGGATTCCGACGCCTATCTGCAAGCCCTTTTGTCCGCCCCCCGGCCGGGGGCGGACAAATTTCTGGCCTTTTACGATCACCGGGTGGGACGCATCGGTACGGACCCGCGCCTTCTGCTGCTGCCCCTGGACGACCACATCTGCCATCGCGGCGACGGCCTGTTCGAGAGCATCTGCTACCGGGAGCGGAAGATTTTCGTCCTGGACGAGCACCTGGCCCGCATGCGCGACGGCGCGCGGGCTCTGGGCATCACGCCGCCCTGTTCCTGGGAGGAACTGCGCGAGCGCATTCTGGACGTGGCCCGCGCCTCGGGGCGGGATCACGGCGACCTGCGCGTCTTTCTCAGCCGGGGGCCGGGCGGTTTCGGCATTTCCCCGGCGGAATGCCCGCAGGCCGGTCTGTACATTGTGGCCCTGGCCGCGAAACTGCCCAATGAGGACGTGTACCGCAAAGGGCTCACGGCCTTCAGCAGCGCCATTCCGCCCAAGCAGGAATATCTGGCCCGCATCAAGAGCACCAATTATCTGCCCAATGTCTTCATGGCCGTGGAAGCCCGCCAGAAAGGCATGGACGTGGCCGTGACCTTTGACGAAAACGGCTTTATGGGCGAAGCGGCCATCGCCAATCTGGGCATTGTGGACGCGCAAGGCCGCCTGCGCAGCCCGGAGATCCGGCGCATCCTGCCCGGCACCACCCTGCTGGCGGCCCTGGAACTGGCCGGGGAGCGTATGCCCGTGCTTCAGGGGCCCATCCACAAAGAGGATATCGCCACGGCCCGCGAAATGCTGCTGTTCACCAGCGCCACGCTCTGCGTGGCGGTCACCCGTTTTGACGACAAGCCCGTGGGACAGGGGGAATACCGGGGCAAGCCCGGCCCCACGGCCCTCTGGCTCAAGGACGCCCTGCTCGCCCGCATGCTGGCCCAGGGCACGCCCTACTGATGCGTATTCTGCTGCTTTCCCTTCAGAACGAGGAACAGGACGCCGCGCCCGGCGGCGGTTCCACGCGCGCGCGGCTGTGGCGGCTGGAGGAAGAGCAGACCCTGGCCCTGGTCCGGACCATGCGCGACGGCGGCCGTCTGGCCCCGCTGCTGGTCTGCCTCAAGGGCTCCCGTTTGCACGAGCGCGCCCGCGCCCTGAATCTGCCCCTGCTGACCGTGGGCGGCGCGGGAGCGGGCAATCCCCTGACCCTGCTGCGCCTCTGGAACTGGCAGCGGCGGCATAAAAAACTGCTGATCCTGACCGTGGGCGAGGAAGCCCCGGCCCTGGGCCGCCGTGTGCTGCGCATGCGCCCGGCGGGCGGCGGGCTGCTGGCCCACGCCTTCTTTTTGCGCCCGCCCGCGCCGGAGCAGTGCAACGGCAAGGACATGGCGGCGGCGCGGCATGTCCTCTGCGGCTCGGAACATGTGCGGGGCCGCATTCTGGCCGCCTGGGAACAGGCCCCGCAACAGGCCGCCGCGTCAGGGACCGGCGATGTGCTCCTGCCCCTGCCGCCGGGCATCAGCCTGGACGGTTTTGATCCGGCTCCGGCCCCCTTCCGCGAAGACGAGGGAAAGCATTTCATTTTCGGCATGGGCGAAAGTCTTGCGCCGCGTTCCGGCGCGTTGCTGGTGGCGCGGGCCATGGCCGCCATCTGGCAGCGCGACGACCTGCCCCCCTGGGAAGTGCGCATGCTGGGCGGCGGCCCGCGCTTTGAAGAAGTGCTGGACGAAGCCATCAGTCTGGGCGTGGAATCGCGCCTCTGTCTGCTCAACGAGCAGCACGAGCCCGACGCGCTGCGAAACTGTCACGCCTGGCTCGCGCCCGGCTCCTCGCCCGAGGAAGCGCCGGAAACCCTCTGGGCGGGCTTCGCGGCGGGCCTGCCGGTGATCTGCAGCCAGAGCGGCCTGCACCGGGAACGTCTGCACGGGCATGACGACGCGGTTCTGCCCGTGGCGGAGAACGATCCCCAGGCCCTGGCCAAAGCCATGATCGAGGTCATGCGCGACGCGGAGCTGCGGCGCGTTCTGGCGCAACGCGGCGCGGCCCTGGCTCCGGATACGGGCCTGCAGGCCATGGCCGAACGGGCCTGCCGCCTGTTCGAGGCCTGGCTTCAGGATTCGGAGGACGCGGGCGGCGGCGCGTCCGCTCCGGCGGCGCAAAGTCCGGCTGAGCCGGGCGCGGGCACGGACCCGGAGCACAAGATTTCCTAACCTCCCAGCCTGTTTCAGGACACGTATGAAATGTAAGATCTGCAAGGCCGAGGCGGTGGTGGCCCTGAGAAGCCACAATGCCGCCTTCTGCCCGGACTGCTACAAGGATTTTTTCGCCCGCCAGGTGGCGCGCGGCATTGAAGGCCAGAAGCTCTTCACCCGCGACGAGCGCATTCTGGTGGCCCTGTCCGGCGGCAAGGACTCCCTGGCCCTGATGCTGGAGCTGTCCCGCCAGGGGTACGACGTCACCGGCCTGCACATCGACCTGGCCATTCCCGGCTCCTCGGCGGCGGCGCGCGGCATGGTGGAGCGTTTCTGCGCCCGGCACGGCCTCAAGCTGCTGGTCAAGGATATGGCCGCCGAGGGCCTGCCCATCCCGGCGGTCAGGGAGCGCCTGCACCGGCCGATCTGCTCGGCCTGCGGCAAGATCAAGCGCCATTTCTTCAACAAGGTGGCCCTGGATGAGGGCTTTGACGCCCTGGCCACGGGCCACAACCTGGACGATGAAGTGGCCCGCCTGTTCAGCAATACCCTGCGCTGGGACACGGCCTATCTTTCGGATCAGGGGCCGCTGCTGCCCGGCGAGCACGGTTTCGCCCGCAAGGTCAAACCGCTCTGGCGGCTCACGGAATTTGAAACCGCCAATTACGCCTTTCTGATGGGCATTGAAAACCATTATGCGCCCTGTCCCTACAGCCCCGGCGCCAGTTTCACCGTGCTCAAGGGCTTGTTGCAGCGCCTGGAAACGGCCATGCCGGGCCGCAAGCTGGATTTTTACCAGGGTTTTCTGGCGCGCGGGCGGCCCGTCTTCGCCCGGCGCGAAGCCGAGGAGGGCGTGGCGCTGGCCCCCTGCCCGCGGTGCGGTTATCCCACGTCCTCGGGCAATCTGTGCGGGGTCTGCCGCATCCGCGAGGCCTTGCGCGCGGAGCCGGAGGCCTGATTCTCCCGGCGCCGGCCATCCGCCTGCGCTCCGCTCCGGCGGAGCAAAGGCAGCTTTGCCCAACACTGCAGGCGGCCATACGTGCCCAAATAACAATCTGAAATTTTACAAAATAAACCTACCAAGCACGTATTTTTCAGGTATGCCCGCCCCGGCGGCGGTTCCCGTCCGGTTTACGGATGCCGTAAAAGCCTGTAGAAAAAGGATATGCTTTTTCTGCACGCGCTGGGAGGGATCTTCGGCCTGCTGCTGGTGGTGGCGGTGGGGTACAGTTTGGCCTGGAAGGGGTGGTTTTCCACGGAATGCCAGATGCTCCTGCCCAGGCTGGTCACCTACGTGGCCCTGCCGCCTTTTCTGATGAGCACGTTTTTGCAGTCCTTTGACCGCGACAACCTGCTGCACATGCTCTACGGCGCGCTGCTGCCCTTCACTTCCCTGATCCTCACCTTCAGCCTGGCCTGGGTGGTGGGCAAGGCCGTGCGCGTGCAGCGCAAGCACTTCGGCCTGTTCTGCGCCTGCGTGTCCAACTCCAATACCATTTTTGTGGGCATTCCGGTCAATCTGGCCCTGTTCGGCGAGGAATCCCTGCCCTACGTGCTGCTCTATTACTTCGCCAGCACCATTTTTTTCTGGACCGTGGGCAACTACGCCATCAGCAGCGACGGCAACGGGGACGGGCGGGAGCGGACCCGCCTCCGCGACAACGTCCGGCACATCTTTTCGCCGCCCATGCTGGGCTTTCTGACCGGCCTGAGCCTGGTCATGCTCAAGGTGGAGCTGCCGCGTTTTCTGCTGGACGCGGCCAGATACCTGGGCAACCTGACCACGCCTCTGGCCCTGCTGTTCATCGGCATCACCCTGCAGAACATGGATCTGCGCCATCTCAAGCTTGATCGCGACCTGGTGCTGGCCCTGGCGGGCCGTCTGGTGGTGAGCCCGCTGGTGGTGCTGCTGCTTGTGCCGCTTTTTCCCATTCCCGAGCTCATGGGCAAGGTCTTCATCATGCAGGCCTCGCTGCCGGTGCTGATGCAGGCGGCCATTCTCAGCGCCTATTACCGCACGGACGCGGAATTCGGCGCGCTGATGGTCTCGCTGTCCACCCTGCTTTCGGCCCTGACCATTCCCATCTATATGAGCCTGCTGTAAGCGGGAGATACGGCACGATGCTACTTCCCCTGCATGCGGCGGAGGACGTCCAGAAGCCGCGCGTCGGGGGTGCGTTCACATTCCTCCCAAACCATTGCGCCGCCTCCTTGCGGCAGAGTCTGTAGTGTCGCCTCGCTACGGCCGTCTTTGGCCTGATCATAGGCATAGAGCCAGATGCCGAAGAAAAACGCGTCTTCATTGCAATCCCCGGCGGCCAGAATCTCCCGGCAGCGGACGGTGTTCGCCTTCCATGATCCCCGGTGCCAGGCCGTTTTCCGTTCTTGCCACACTTCGGCCAGGCTGCGGGCGGGTTCGGCGGTGCAAATCCGTTCCACCCGGGCCAGCAGAGAAGTTATGTCACGCCAGTTGAACCCTGTGCCGCCGTGCCGCGCGCTGACATAGGCGTCCAGCGTCAACGCCTCCAGAAAGCGTCGCATTTTTTCGCCGTCCGTCGCTGGTCCGGCCCAAGCCGCGCAGATGGCTGTGGCAGGATTTGAGAAGGAATGCCCTCCGGCGGCGTCCGGCGCCGCGTTTTGCGGGAACGCCGCCAAAGGCAGGAAAAGCAGAGCCGGCCAGCAGAACGAAAAGATGGTTTTTTTCACACCGCGCCTCCTTACCAATGCCGTTCCATATCTCGCAGTGCGTCGCGCAGCAGGGCTTCCGGCCGTCGGGCGCAGACGGCATCCAGGGCGTGTTCAAACACGCGATCCGGGTCGCCGGTCAGGGCAAACAGAGAACCGGGGACTCCACTTTCAGCCTGATTGTAGCCGTAGAGCCAGAAAAGAGAGAATAAATTCCGCAAGCTGTCTCCGCTTCTCGATGGAGTCAGCCAATCGGCGCAGGTGGTCTGGTCCGCCTTCAGCGTAAGTGGCCTGAGAATGCGCCAGAGTGTGATCAGCCGCTTCCGGGGCTGGGCCATGCAGATGTTTTTCAGGCGATCTCGGATGTGGCGCTTGGATTCCAGTGCGCTGGGCAGGGGAACACCATCCAACGCGCTGGCGTAGCCATCCACCTGAATGAGCGCGTTTTCCATGGCGTCCAGCCGCGTAGTGTCCCCGTATTTCAGGGGCTGGTCGCCGTCCAGTGACAGCCAGTCCGCGCAGGTGGCGGAAACAGGATCAAAATCTGACGCGACGCGGTGCGCGGCAGCCTCATCCGTTTTCATACATGCTGGCGGCAAAGGCAAACTTCGCGAGACCGGCGGTAAAACATCCCGGATCAGACGCCTGGGACGTAGCGCGCAGACCGTCAGCGCATCTCGCAGGGCGTCGCTGTTGAAAAGTCCCATGCGAGGCCCGCCGTGCCCCAGGCGCGTATAGCCGTGCAACCAGGCCAGAAAGGCCAGGGCGTGCTCATCCTTATCTTGTCCGCTGTCCGTGTTCGCCAGATCCCGGAGCAGTTCAGCGCAATTGCTCTGTTCCGCATTCCGGGGCCGCCAGTCGCGCGTGATTTTTCGCCAGAGCGGGAGCAGAGGCTGTTGGGGAGCGGCCTCGCAGGCGGCGAACAAATCCTGCACGGGTAGGGTGGGATCACAGCCGTCCTTTGGAGAGGCGTTGGCCACGAAGACGGCCAGATCAATCCGCTGCTGTCCGGCGCTGTAACCGTCGA of Desulfovibrio porci contains these proteins:
- a CDS encoding aspartate-semialdehyde dehydrogenase, producing the protein MSETLTVAVVGATGAVGREMLKTLHERKFPATKVRAFASARSAGGKVPFGESELTVEELKEDVFNGIDLAIFSAGGGASTTFAPHAAHAGCVVVDNSAAWRMDERCPLVVPEVNPQALEAHQGIIANPNCSTIQMLVVLKPLHDAAKIRRVVVSTYQAVSGTGQKGIEELERQVRDLFNARDPENKVYPYRIAFNVLPHIDVFLDNDYTKEEMKMVNETVKILDDPSVRVTATCARVPVFFCHAESVNIETEKKITAKEARIMLSQAPGVKVFDNPRELMYPMPAYCIGDDPTFVGRIREDESIDNGLNLWIVADNVRKGAALNAVQIAEELLRRDLVRVPDKNVFMS
- a CDS encoding aminotransferase class IV; translated protein: MQAVDSDAYLQALLSAPRPGADKFLAFYDHRVGRIGTDPRLLLLPLDDHICHRGDGLFESICYRERKIFVLDEHLARMRDGARALGITPPCSWEELRERILDVARASGRDHGDLRVFLSRGPGGFGISPAECPQAGLYIVALAAKLPNEDVYRKGLTAFSSAIPPKQEYLARIKSTNYLPNVFMAVEARQKGMDVAVTFDENGFMGEAAIANLGIVDAQGRLRSPEIRRILPGTTLLAALELAGERMPVLQGPIHKEDIATAREMLLFTSATLCVAVTRFDDKPVGQGEYRGKPGPTALWLKDALLARMLAQGTPY
- a CDS encoding glycosyltransferase family 4 protein; protein product: MRILLLSLQNEEQDAAPGGGSTRARLWRLEEEQTLALVRTMRDGGRLAPLLVCLKGSRLHERARALNLPLLTVGGAGAGNPLTLLRLWNWQRRHKKLLILTVGEEAPALGRRVLRMRPAGGGLLAHAFFLRPPAPEQCNGKDMAAARHVLCGSEHVRGRILAAWEQAPQQAAASGTGDVLLPLPPGISLDGFDPAPAPFREDEGKHFIFGMGESLAPRSGALLVARAMAAIWQRDDLPPWEVRMLGGGPRFEEVLDEAISLGVESRLCLLNEQHEPDALRNCHAWLAPGSSPEEAPETLWAGFAAGLPVICSQSGLHRERLHGHDDAVLPVAENDPQALAKAMIEVMRDAELRRVLAQRGAALAPDTGLQAMAERACRLFEAWLQDSEDAGGGASAPAAQSPAEPGAGTDPEHKIS
- a CDS encoding ATP-binding protein; translation: MKCKICKAEAVVALRSHNAAFCPDCYKDFFARQVARGIEGQKLFTRDERILVALSGGKDSLALMLELSRQGYDVTGLHIDLAIPGSSAAARGMVERFCARHGLKLLVKDMAAEGLPIPAVRERLHRPICSACGKIKRHFFNKVALDEGFDALATGHNLDDEVARLFSNTLRWDTAYLSDQGPLLPGEHGFARKVKPLWRLTEFETANYAFLMGIENHYAPCPYSPGASFTVLKGLLQRLETAMPGRKLDFYQGFLARGRPVFARREAEEGVALAPCPRCGYPTSSGNLCGVCRIREALRAEPEA
- a CDS encoding AEC family transporter; protein product: MLFLHALGGIFGLLLVVAVGYSLAWKGWFSTECQMLLPRLVTYVALPPFLMSTFLQSFDRDNLLHMLYGALLPFTSLILTFSLAWVVGKAVRVQRKHFGLFCACVSNSNTIFVGIPVNLALFGEESLPYVLLYYFASTIFFWTVGNYAISSDGNGDGRERTRLRDNVRHIFSPPMLGFLTGLSLVMLKVELPRFLLDAARYLGNLTTPLALLFIGITLQNMDLRHLKLDRDLVLALAGRLVVSPLVVLLLVPLFPIPELMGKVFIMQASLPVLMQAAILSAYYRTDAEFGALMVSLSTLLSALTIPIYMSLL